AAGATTACTGCTGCCAGTTATAAATAATCTATTTTTCCCAACCTGTTCTTCTTCCAATTTAACTATGTAAACTTTGGAATGATTTGGTTTGAATGTTTTTCTTATAATGATTCTATCGTCTTTAATCAGCTGCAGAAAATATTTAACCTGTTCATAAAAGTCCTGCACATCAAACTGATCAGTGTTAATTGATTTTTTAACTGATTTAAGGAAGTTATTTATTTTTTCATCATCGCTTATTCTATCGTCTTCAGAATATTCAATTAATTTAAAGTTATATTTATCCACATCCAAACCAACGAGTATCTTTAGAATAAAACTCTGATTTGCTTTAAGACCTTCATACAATTCTCTTATACCGGAGAAATAGAAAAAACCTACAAGAAATTTAAGCTCTTTACTCTTTGAAAGTAATTCAAGAAGCCTATTTCTAAGGATTTTTGTCTGGCTATTAGTTATAAAATTACTCATAAATACTACATCCCTTGTAAAATCAAAAATATAATATCATAAAACTTGATTAAACTATATATTTTTAAATGTTGTGTAAATTTTTAAATCCTCAGTAAAGATAAGTTCTAAAATTATCCATGTTTTATCACGATTACTAAAATCTATTAAAACCAACTTGAATCATACCTTATTTTTAAGATAATATATGATAATTTTAAATATGAATTTTGTATCCAATATTTTCAAAATATATCTTTATTACTTTTAAATCACCAAAAAGAAATATAAAATTCATATTTATTATTATTCCATTTAGACTATCCCTATTTAACTGATGTAAATTTTTATCAGATAATTTAACATTTTCTATAAACTGTTTAATACCTGTTCTAAAATTTTATCTTTTAGTTTCAGAACATACTATTCACATAATTTTATACTAAACATGCCTTTATATTTCTGCATGAAATAAATTCATGAAATTTATCTCATCTCTTTCAAATACTCTTCTGCTTCCCTCAGAGTTGAAAAATATCCAATTCTTACTCTATACCAGTCCCCTTTTCCAGGTATATTTACTTTTATATAAAATGCATTGTGACCTTTTGATTTTAATTTATCAACTTCATTCTGTGCTTTGTATTCTTCTTTCCATGAAGATATCTGTATGCAATATTTATTACCATCTGTAAAAATTGTTTTATATACAACTCGCTCATTTTCAAAATTATACTCTTCGGATTCTATTTCAGGTTTTCCACTGCTTTGCTCATTCTCCTGAGTACTTACATCAGTTTTGTTTTCTATTTTGTTAGCTTGTTCTGTTATTTGAGTTTTCTGAATATTTACATTATTAATTCTTTCTGGATTTCTTTTTATATAACTTAAACAGCTATCAAAAATTGTAGAATAGATTTTACTCGTATCAATCAGGTGAGTATTGTTTTCACTTACTATCTGCAGTGGTTTGAATGGTTCACTTATTATTTTTAATTCTTTATCATAATAAAGATTTCCAATTATTGTAACTTTTTTTGAATCAATATCAAAAAGTGATTGTGTTTTAATGTAAATTATTTCTTTATTAAGTGGAGTAAGTATTGTTGGTTTTTTGTAGCAGGTAATTATTAATGCGGATATTATATTTTTTTCTTGACTTAAATTTGATGTGTCAATAAAAATTTCTCTATCATCAAAGTTTATAACTTTCATCCATTTCTTAGAAAGAACCTGTGCATCAGTATTGAAGTAAAGGAATAGAAACAAAACAATATAAAAGAAATTTTTTATCATAATTGTATTTTGAATGTCAAAAATAAAATAAACTAATTTGAATAAAAACAAAATTTTAATATTACTCAACCAAAATAAATATTATGCTTTTTATGAATATCAATTATAAATCGTATCTTGAAATTAGGATTTCTTGACAATCATACATTGATGTATTAATTTTGGCACAAATTTTTTTTGTGATTAATGCTTACGGAATTCGGTAAAATTCTCATATTCATACTATT
This is a stretch of genomic DNA from Rosettibacter firmus. It encodes these proteins:
- a CDS encoding SPOR domain-containing protein, with amino-acid sequence MIKNFFYIVLFLFLYFNTDAQVLSKKWMKVINFDDREIFIDTSNLSQEKNIISALIITCYKKPTILTPLNKEIIYIKTQSLFDIDSKKVTIIGNLYYDKELKIISEPFKPLQIVSENNTHLIDTSKIYSTIFDSCLSYIKRNPERINNVNIQKTQITEQANKIENKTDVSTQENEQSSGKPEIESEEYNFENERVVYKTIFTDGNKYCIQISSWKEEYKAQNEVDKLKSKGHNAFYIKVNIPGKGDWYRVRIGYFSTLREAEEYLKEMR